The Polynucleobacter sp. MWH-UH2A DNA segment ATGGAATTTTTACAAATACTTAATTGACCGTAAAGGCAATGTTGTCGATTCTTTTGGCAGCGTCACCAAACCAACTAGTAGCTCAATTACAGAGCAGATCGAAAAACTGTTAGAGGAAAAAGCGCAGTGATTAAAAAAAGAATTGCCATCATTGGCGCTGGCATTTCTGGCTTAGGATGCGCATATACACTTCGCCAGCAACCCAATATAGAGCTTACCTTGTATGAGGGCGGAAACCACATTGGCGGGCACAGCAATACTGTCGATTTTACTTATAAGCATACTGGCAAACAATTGTCTTATGGCGTCGATACTGGCTTTTTAGTTTTCAATCGCAAAACTTATCCGCGCTTAGTGAGACTATTTGAAGAGATTCAGGCCCCAATAGCACCTTCTGAAATGTCTTTTTCAGTTTCAATCGATACATCCGAGAAAAATCCAGCGCACCCTAAACTCGAATGGGCTGGCAATGACATCAACTCATTATTTGGTCAACGAGCCAATTTGCTATCCCTCTCTTTTTGGCGCATGGTTTATGACATCTTGCGCTTTAATCGCCTTGCAACCAAATTGGCTCATGATCAAATTGCAGCTGGCCATCATTATGCTGAGCCAGATGAAGCAATTGCAACATTCTTAGATCGCAATCGTTTTAGTCAAAGCTTTAGAGAGAATTATTTTTTACCCATGATCGGCGCGATATGGTCATGCTCTGTTGAGCAGATGCTCGAGTTCCCCATCCAAACCATGATTCGCTTTTGTCACAATCATGGGCTTCTGCAGATTCAGAATCGGCCCCAGTGGCTTACGGTTCGAGGGGGGTCGCGTGAATACGTCAAGCGTATCGTGCATGCCCTTGAACAAAATCAAGTCGCCATCAAACGCGAGGGTGTTTTGCGTGTTAATGCGGCTCAAGATGGATCCGCCGCGGAAGTTATTAGCGCTTCAGGATCGGCCTTTTTTGATGAGGTAGTCATGGC contains these protein-coding regions:
- a CDS encoding NAD(P)/FAD-dependent oxidoreductase, whose product is MIKKRIAIIGAGISGLGCAYTLRQQPNIELTLYEGGNHIGGHSNTVDFTYKHTGKQLSYGVDTGFLVFNRKTYPRLVRLFEEIQAPIAPSEMSFSVSIDTSEKNPAHPKLEWAGNDINSLFGQRANLLSLSFWRMVYDILRFNRLATKLAHDQIAAGHHYAEPDEAIATFLDRNRFSQSFRENYFLPMIGAIWSCSVEQMLEFPIQTMIRFCHNHGLLQIQNRPQWLTVRGGSREYVKRIVHALEQNQVAIKREGVLRVNAAQDGSAAEVISASGSAFFDEVVMACHSDQSLALLHGIDQDAKDILAAIPYQENRAILHTDTNFLPETKRCWAAWNYTAKSGAAPTSKQHVSVNYLINLLQPLPKELKDTQIIVSLNPSSEPNPQLVQQEIQYSHPVFDMKAIQAQKALPLIQGMSSIWYCGAWTGFGFHEDGLRSGELVAEALIESMNSPLNTMSKQDTC